The sequence GCTGTTGATTGGCAAAGTTGCTAACGGCGGCCCTAAGAAATTGGCTAAAGGCACAAAGATCGACAAGGAATACCTTGCTGATTTGGATAAATACCATTGGTTCGATGTTCGTCCTGCAGATGATGAAGTTGCCTCACAAGTAGAAGCAATTAAATCTTCTATTGAAGCGAAACGTAAACAGTTTGACGAAGCTTTTGAAGAGAAGCGCACCAAACTTACCCAGGGCGATGATTTACAGCCTGGCGTAACGAAGATGGTTAAGGTGTACTTGGCAGTGAAGCGTCGCTTGCAGCCTGGTGACAAGATGGCTGGTCGTCACGGTAATAAGGGCGTGGTTTCTAAAATCGCTCCTGCCGAAGATATGCCATTTATGGCTGACGGACGTCCAGTAGATATCGTCTTGAACCCATTGGGTGTTCCTTCCCGTATGAACGTTGGCCAGATTCTGGAAACCCACTTAGGTTGGGCTGCCCAAGGTATTGGTAAGCGTATCGACGAGATGGTTCGTGAACAAGCTAAGCAAGCTGAACTGCGTAAGTTCTTAAAACAGCTTTATAACGAAACCGGCCGCATTGAAGACATCGACAACTTCACTGATGAGCAAATTACTGTTTTGGCTGAAAATCTCCGCCAAGGCTTGCCATTTGCAACCCCAGTGTTTGACGGTGCTACTGAGGCGGAAATCGCACGTATGCTCGAGTTGGCATATCCAGAAGATGTTGCGACATCTTTGAAGATGACACCATCACGTCAGCAAATGATTCTGTGCGACGGCCGCACTGGCGATCAGTTTGAGCGTCCAGTAACTGTTGGCGTAATGCACGTCTTGAAACTCCACCACTTGGTTGATGACAAGATGCATGCTCGTTCAACTGGACCTTACTCTCTGGTAACGCAACAGCCATTGGGCGGTAAAGCCCAGTTTGGTGGTCAGCGCTTTGGTGAGATGGAAGTTTGGGCCCTCGAAGCATACGGCGCTTCATATGTCTTGCAGGAAATGCTGACAGTGAAGTCCGATGACGTCGCAGGCCGTACCAAGGTTTACGAAAACATCGTCAAGGGCGAGCACACGATTGATGCTGGCATGCCCGAATCCTTCAACGTGCTGGTAAAAGAAATCCGTTCGTTGGGTATTGACATTGACATGGAGCGCAACTGATATGAAAGCATTGCTCGATTTATTTAAGCAAACGCAGGGTGATGAGCAGTTTGATGTCATCAAGATTGGCCTTGCATCTCCTGAGAAGATTCGTTCATGGTCTTTTGGTGAAGTACGCAAACCTGAAACCATCAACTATCGGACTTTTAAGCCCGAGCGTGATGGTTTGTTCTGCGCCAAGATTTTTGGACCAACCAAAGACTACGAGTGCTTATGCGGCAAGTACAAACGCTTAAAGTTCCGTGGCGTCATCTGCGAGAAGTGCGGGGTTGAAGTAACCCTCGCCAAGGTACGTCGTGAGCGCATGGGCCACATTGAGTTGGCAGCCCCTGTAGCGCACATCTGGTTCTTGAAGTCCTTGCCATCCCGTTTGGGCATGGTTCTCGATATGACCTTACGTGATATCGAGCGCGTTCTTTACTTTGAAGCATATGTAGTGGTTGATCCTGGCATGACTCCTGAAGGCGCAATGAAGCGCGGTCAGATCATGTCTGAAGACGAATACATTGCCAAGACTGAGGAGTATGGTGATGGTGCATTTACAGCCATCATGGGCGCCGAAGGTATTCGTGATCTCTTGCGTTCGATTGATATCGATCGTGAAGTAGAGACCATTCGTGCTGAATTGAAAGCCACTGGTAGCGATGCCAAGATCAAGAAATACGCCAAGCGCTTAAAAGTGCTCGAGGCGTTCCAGACTTCAGGTATTAAGCCTGACTGGATGATCATGGAAGTATTGCCAGTATTGCCACCTGAATTGCGCCCATTGGTGCCATTGGATGGCGGTCGCTTTGCTACTTCTGATTTGAACGACCTCTATCGTCGTGTGATCAACCGTAACAACCGCTTGAAGCGTTTGTTAGAGTTGCGCGCACCAGAGATCATCGTTCGTAACGAAAAACGGATGTTGCAAGAAGCGGTTGACTCATTGCTCGACAACGGTCGTCGCGGTAAGGCTATGACTGGCGCTAATAAGCGTCCTCTCAAGTCCTTAGCTGAGATGATTAAAGGTAAGAGCGGTCGTTTCCGTCAAAACTTGTTGGGTAAACGGGTTGACTACTCTGGTCGTTCAGTCATCGTGGTTGGCCCTACATTGAAATTACATCAGTGCGGCTTACCAAAATTGATGGCTTTGGAATTATTCAAGCCATTCATTTTTAACAAGCTTGAGACTTTAGGAATTGCAACCACGATTAAGGCTGCGAAGAAAGAAGTTGAAAGCCAGACTCCAATCGTTTGGGACATTCTCGAAGAAGTCATTCGTGAACATCCAATCATGTTGAACCGTGCGCCTACATTGCACCGTCTCGGTATTCAGGCTTTCGAGCCAATGCTGATTGAAGGTAAAGCGATCCAATTGCACCCATTAGTCTGCGCGGCATTTAACGCTGACTTTGACGGTGACCAAATGGCGGTTCACGTTCCTTTGTCGCTCGAAGCGCAAATGGAAGCACGTACATTGATGTTGGCTTCGAATAACGTATTGTTCCCAGCTAACGGCGAACCATCAATCGTTCCTTCACAGGACGTGGTGTTGGGTCTGTACTACGCTACACGTGACAAGATCAACGGTAAAGGCGAAGGCATGGTTTTCGCCAACATTACTGAAGTAGTACGCGCATACGAAGCAGGTCAAGTCGAATTGGCTTCTCGTGTTGCAGTGCGTATTACTGAGTATGAGATCGTGGATAAGAAAGCAGAAGGCGATGCGCGTTTTGCTGAGAAGACCAAGATCTATCAAACATCAGTTGGCCGTGCCATCTTGTCTGAGATTTTGCCAAAAGGCATGTCTTTCGAGGAAATTAACAAGCCTTTGAAGAAAAAAGAGATCTCACGTTTGATCAACACATCATTCCGTAAGTGCGGTTTGCGTGAAACAGTGATTTTTGCTGACCGCCTCTTGCAGTCTGGTTTCCGTTTGGCAACAAATGCTGGTATCTCGGTTGCGATTGACGATATGTTGATCCCAAGCTCTAAAGAGCGCATCATCACCGAGGCTTCTGCCAAAGTTAAGGAGTATGACAAGCAGTTCATGTCAGGCCTCGTAACTAATCAAGAACGTTATAACAACGTGGTTGATATTTGGGGTGCCGCAGGCGACCAAGTTGGTAAGGCGATGATGGATGAGTTGTCACACGTTGACGTACTCGACCGTAACGGTAAGACTGTTCGTCAAGAATCCTTTAACTCCATCTACATGATGGCGGATTCTGGCGCACGTGGATCTGCAGCGCAGATTCGTCAGTTGGCTGGTATGCGTGGTTTGATGGCTAAGCCTGATGGCTCCATCATTGAAACCCCAATTACTGCGAACTTCCGTGAAGGTTTGAACGTATTGCAGTACTTCATCTCAACCCACGGTGCTCGTAAAGGTCTGGCTGATACCGCGTTGAAGACAGCGAACTCTGGTTACTTGACACGTCGTTTATGCGACGTAACTCAAGACCTCGTGGTGATTGAAGAAGATTGCGGCGCAACTTCTGGTGTAACGATGAAGGCGCTTGTTGAAGGCGGCGAAATTATCGAAGCATTGCGCGATCGTATTTTGGGTCGTGTATGTATCGGTGACATCGTTCATCCTGACACACAAGAAGTCATCGTTCCTAATGACACATTGCTCGACGAAGATCATGTTGATCAAATCGTGGCATTGGGTATCGATGAAGTTAAAGTTCGCACAGTATTGTCATGCTTAACTCGCTTTGGCTTGTGCGCTAAGTGCTACGGACGTGATCTCGGTCGCGGTGGTTTGGTGAACGTTGGTGAAGCAGTTGGTGTTATCGCTGCTCAGTCCATCGGTGAGCCAGGCACACAGTTGACTATGCGCACCTTCCACATTGGTGGTGCAGCGTCACGTGCCTTGGTTGCAAGCAATATTGAAGCTAAGTCTAACGGTGCTTTGAAGTTCTCCGGCACGATGCGTGTTGTGAAGAACGCGAAGGGTGAGCAGATCGTGATTTCACGTTCTGGTGAGGCCTTGATCGTTGATGAGAATGGTCGTGAGCGCGAGCGTCATAAAGTACCTTACGGTGCAACGCTCATGTTGAAAGAAGATGCAGCGGTTAAGGCTGGCGCAAGTTTAGCGACTTGGGATCCATTAACCCGCCCGATTATTTCTGAGTACGCTGGTATTGCTCGCTTCGATAACGTTGAAGAAGGCGTGACCGTTGCTAAGCAGGTTGACGAAGTGACTGGTCTTTCCACCTTGGTGGTAATTGACGGTAAGCGTCGTTCTGCAGCAAGCAAAGGCGTTCGCCCAATGATCAACTTAGTTGATGACAAGGGTAACGAAGTCATGATCGCTGGTACTGATCATCCGGTAAACATTGGCCTCCAAGTAGGTGCTTTGATTACAGTTAAAGATGGTCAGAAAGTTGAAGTCGGTGAAGTATTGGCTCGTATTCCAATCGAATCACAGAAGACTCGCGACATTACCGGTGGTTTGCCACGCGTTGCAGAATTGTTCGAAGCTCGTTCACCTAAAGACGCAGCTGTCTTGGCAAAAGTGACTGGAACAGTTTCCTTTGGTAAAGAAACCAAAGGTAAACAACGTTTGGTCATTACCGATATGGATGGCGAAGCTAATGAATTCTTGATTCCTAAAGAGAAGCAAGTTCTCGTTCATGATGGTCAAGTTGTGAACAAGGGTGAGATGATTGTGGAAGGCCCTGCTGATCCACATGACATCTTGACTCTCAAAGGCATCGAAGAGTTAGCAATTTACATCGTTGACGAAGTTCAAGACGTTTATCGTCTCCAAGGTGTGAAGATCAATGACAAGCACATTGAAGTCATCGTGCGTCAGATGTTGCGTCGTGTTCAGGTGACTGATCCAGGCGATACATCCTTCATTACTGGTGAGCAGGTTGAGCGTTCTAAGCTGTATGACGCAAACGATGCCGTGATTGCCCAAGGTAAGCACCCAGCTCAGTTCGATAACGTGTTGCTCGGTATTACTAAGGCATCCTTGTCGACTGACAGCTTCATTTCAGCGGCTTCTTTCCAAGAAACCACCCGTGTATTGACCGAAGCCGCAATTATGGGCAAGACCGATACACTCCGTGGCCTCAAGGAAAACGTCATTATTGGTCGCTTGATCCCTGCTGGTACCGGCTTGTCTTACCGCCGTGCACGCAAGGTCAGAGAGCAATTTGAACGTGATCGCGCTCAAATGATCGCTGCCGAAGAAGAGGCAATGGCTAGCATGCCTGTAGAAATTGAGGCTGAAGTCGTCGCTCCTGCTGGGGAGGCGGATCCGAGCTAATTTGGTAATTCTGGCCAGAAATGGCCAGTTTTTTCCTTCGAGGTTGACGGAAAAGGCTGGCCAAGCTAGAATGCTTAGTTCTACTGATTCAGAAGAAGGTCTTTTTGACCTAGAAATACTCTAAGTCATTGATTTTCTTGAAGAAAGCAACAAAGAAGTACTAACCGAGCTATTTTATGCCAACAATTAATCAATTATTACGCAAGCCAAGAACAAGGCTTACCGTTAAAAGCAAGAGCCCTGCGCTGCAAAACAGTCCGCAGCGCCGTGGTGTATGTACACGTGTGTACACAACCACTCCTAAAAAGCCTAACTCTGCGCTGCGTAAAGTAGCTAAAGTTCGCTTAACCAATGGTTTTGAAGTGATTTCATACATTGGCGGTGAAGGTCATAACCTCCAGGAACACTCAGTTGTGTTGATCCGCGGTGGTCGTGTAAAGGACTTGCCAGGTGTGCGTTACCACATCGTTCGCGGTTCTTTGGACTTGCAAGGTGTTAAAGATCGTAAGCAAGCCCGTTCTAAGTACGGTGCCAAGCGCGCTAAGAAAGCTGCTTAATTTTTTAATAATTAAGCGGTAAAAGTTTTTGCAGTAAGTCATTTTTGCCAGACTTTAAAGGCAAGTAAGTGGTTGTTCCGTCTGGGAATTTTCTTGGATAGTAGGGCAACCGGAGTGGGTGATTCAAGTGAAGCACCCCTAACTGAACTGAAGGAGTAGTTATGCCACGTCGTCGTGAAGTTCCCAAACGGGAAATTTTGCCGGATCCAAAATTCGGCAATGTAGAAGTCGCTAAATTCATGAACGTCCTCATGTTGGACGGTAAGAAATCGGTTGCAGAGCGTATCGTTTACGGTGCCTTTGATCACATCGAGAAAAAAGCAAATAAAGAACCACTCGAAATTTTTTCAACAGCCATGGGCAACGTTAAGCCAATGGTTGAGGTAAAGAGCCGTCGTGTTGGTGGTGCTAACTATCAAGTTCCAGTTGAAGTTCGTCCATCACGTCGTTCCGCTTTGGCAATGCGCTGGTTGCGCGAAGCCGCTAAGAAGCGTGGCGAGAAATCGATGGCTCAACGTTTGGCCAATGAATTATTAGAAGCTGCAGAAGGTCGCGGCGGAGCAATGAAGAAGCGTGAAGAAGTTCACCGTATGGCAGAAGCTAACAAAGCTTTCTCACATTTCCGCTTCTAATCGAATAGTCAAGAAAAGGCATAAACAGTGGCACGTAAAACCCCCATCGACAAATACCGCAACATCGGTATTTCTGCGCACATTGACGCAGGTAAGACAACAACTACAGAACGCGTTTTGTTCTACACCGGTGTTAACCACAAAATCGGTGAAGTGCATGATGGCGCGGCTACCATGGACTGGATGGAGCAAGAGCAAGAGCGTGGTATCACGATTACTTCCGCTGCTACAACCACTTTCTGGAAGGGTATGGCAGGCAATATGCCTGAGCACCGTATCAACATTATTGATACCCCAGGACACGTAGACTTCACGATTGAAGTTGAGCGTTCAATGCGCGTTTTGGATGGTGCTTGCATGGTTTACTGTGCGGTAGGCGGTGTACAGCCACAATCTGAAACTGTTTGGCGTCAAGCGAACAAGTATCAAGTTCCCCGTTTGGCATTCGTAAACAAGATGGACCGTACTGGTGCGAATTTCTTCAAGGTCTATGACCAGATGAAGACTCGCCTCAAAGCGAACCCAATCTTGATTCAAATTCCAATCGGCGCCGAAGAAAACTTCAAAGGCGTTGTGGATTTGGTGAAGATGAAGGCCATCTATTGGGATGAGGCTTCACAGGGCACCAAGTTTACCTACGAAGACATTCCTGCAGAGTTGCAAGCTTCCGCTGAAGAGTGGCGCGAGAAGATGCTCGAAGCTGCTGCAGAGAGTTCAGAAGAATTGATGGAAAAATATCTCGGCGGCGAAGGCTTGACCGAAGACGAAATTAAAGCAGCATTGCGTCAACGTACTATCGCCAATGAAATCGTTCCAATGTTGTGCGGAACTGCGTTTAAGAACAAAGGCGTTCAGGCGATGTTGGATGCGGTGGTTGAGTTGTTGCCATCCCCATTAGATGTGCCACCAGTTCCTTGTGAATTGGAAGACGGTACCCCTGCAGAACGTAAAGCTGCTGATGATGAGAAATTCTCTGCATTGGCATTTAAGATCATGACTGACCCATTTGTTGGTCAGCTCATCTTCTTCCGCGTTTACTCAGGCGTAATGAAGTCTGGAGACACTATCTACAACCCAATCAAGGGCAAGAAAGAGCGTGTTGGCCGTTTGTTGCAGATGCATGCAAACCAACGTGAAGAAATTAAAGAAGTTTATGCAGGCGATATCGCTGCTGCAGTTGGTCTGAAAGACGCAACTACTGGCGAAACATTGTGTGATCCAGATAGTATTGTGATTTTGGAGCGCATGGTATTCCCAGAGCCAGTGATCTCTCAAGCAGTTGAGCCAAAGACAAAAGCCGACCAAGAAAAAATGGGTCTTGCTTTGAATCGCTTGGCACAAGAAGATCCATCTTTCCGTGTAAAGACTGATGAAGAATCAGGCCAAACTATTATTTCCGGTATGGGCGAGCTCCACTTGGAAATTTTGGTTGACCGCATGAAGCGTGAGTTCAGCGTTGAAGCAACTGTTGGTAAGCCACAAGTTGCTTATCGTGAAACGATTCGCAAGGTTTGCGAAGAGATTGAAGGTAAGTTCGTTAAGCAGTCTGGTGGTCGTGGTCAATACGGTCACGTGGTATTGAAGTTAGAGCCACAAGCCCCAGGCAAAGGTTTTGAATTCGTTGACGCAATTAAGGGTGGTGTGGTTCCACGTGAATACATCCCTGCAGTTGAAAAAGGCATTATCGAAACATTGAACTCTGGTATTTTGGCTGGTTATCCAGTGGTAGATATCAAAGCGACATTGTTCTTCGGTTCATACCATGACGTTGACTCTAACGAAAACGCATTTAAGATGGCAGGCTCAATGGCGTTCAAGGACGGTATGCGTAAAGCATCTCCGGTGTTGCTTGAGCCAATGATGGCTGTTGAAGTAGAAACACCAGAAGATTTCATGGGCAACGTAATGGGCGACCTCTCATCACGTCGCGGTATTTTGCAAGGTATGGATGACATTCCAGGCGGCGGCAAGATTGTTCGCGCTGAAGTGCCATTGGCAGAGATGTTTGGTTACTCAACTGGCTTACGCTCGTTGACCCAAGGTCGCGCTACTTACACCATGGAATTTAAGCATTATTCCGAAGCACCAAAGAACGTTGCTGAAGCAGTCATGGCTGCTAAAGCGAAGTAATTTATCCACATTAATTTTGAATATTGACTAGCTAAAGAAGGCAGACAAAAATGGCAAAAGAAAAGTTCGAGCGGACAAAACCGCACGTAAACGTAGGCACCATCGGTCACGTTGACCACGGTAAAACGACTTTGACAGCAGCAATCGCAACCGTGCTCTCAAAAGCATTTGGTGGCGAAGCTAAAGCATACGATCAGATCGATGCTGCTCCAGAAGAAAAAGCCCGCGGTATTACGATTAATACAGCGCACGTTGAGTATGAGACAGCGAATCGTCACTACGCTCACGTAGATTGCCCAGGACATGCTGACTACGTTAAGAACATGATTACTGGTGCTGCGCAGATGGACGGCGCAATTTTAGTTTGCTCTGCTGCTGACGGCCCAATGCCACAAACGCGTGAGCACATCCTCTTGGCACGCCAAGTTGGTGTTCCTTACATCATCGTATTTTTGAACAAGTGCGATATGGTGGATGATGCTGAGTTGTTAGAACTCGTAGAAATGGAAGTTCGTGAACTTCTGTCTAAATACGACTTCCCAGGCGATGACACACCAATCGTGCAAGGTTCTGCGAAGTTAGCCCTTGAAGGCGACGAAGGTCCATTGGGTAAAGAAGCCATCATGAAGTTGGCTGAAGCATTGGACTCTTATATCCCAACTCCAGAGCGTGCTATTGATGGCGCGTTCTTGATGCCAGTAGAAGACGTGTTCTCTATCTCCGGTCGCGGCACTGTAGTGACTGGTCGTATTGAGCGCGGTATCGTTAAAGTAGGCGAAGAGATCGAAATCATCGGTATCAAGCCAACACTCAAGACTACTTGTACTGGTGTTGAAATGTTCCGCAAATTGCTCGACCAAGGTCAAGCAGGCGATAACGTTGGTATCTTATTGCGCGGTACAAAACGTGAAGAAGTTGAGCGCGGCCAAGTATTGGCTAAGCCAGGTTCAATCACTCCACATACTCACTTTACAGCCGAGGTTTATATCTTGGGTAAAGACGAAGGTGGTCGTCATACTCCGTTCTTTAACAACTATCGTCCCCAGTTCTACTTCCGTACAACGGACGTAACAGGTTCAATCGAGTTGCCAAAAGACAAAGAGATGGTGATGCCTGGTGATAACGTCACCATTACCGTCAAACTCATCGCTCCAATCGCGATGGAAGAAGGTTTACGTTTTGCGATCCGTGAAGGTGGCCGTACTGTTGGCGCCGGCGTGGTTGCAAAGATTTTGGCTTAAGGAAGTAGAAGTAAATAACATTTAGCGGTTTGCTAACCGGTGACATCAGTGCTGCTGATGTCACCGTGCTCTTTAGATGTATAACGTGGCAGCACCACATCGCTCTTTGGAATTAATATGCAAAACCAAAAAATTCGTATTCGCCTTAAAGCATTTGATTACCGTCTGATCGATCAGTCTGCAGCTGAAATCGTTGATACAGCTAAGCGCACTGGCGCAGTTGTGAAGGGCCCAGTACCTTTGCCAACTCGTATCGAGCGTTTTGACATCTTGCGTTCACCACACGTGAACAAGACATCCCGTGATCAGTTGGAGATCCGTACCCATCTTCGCTTGATGGATATCGTTGATCCTACAGAGAAAACTGTAGATGCTTTGATGAAATTAGACCTCCCAGCAGGTGTGGACGTCGAAATTAAGTTGCAATAATTGGTTGTTTCTAGTCTTTTTGCTTGTCAAGACTGGTTTTTCAGGATAGAATCTAAGGCTTCGCTCAATTATTTGGGCGAAAACCATAGTTTTAGCAGCATGTAAAACGTTGTAAGTTATTGATTTAGAAGTACTTTTACTTGTAAATCACTTAAATTAATTTTGCCGACCAATCGAAGTCGGCGTGGAGCATGAATATGAGCTTAGGCTTAATCGGCCGCAAGGTCGGCATGACCCGTCTATTTACGGACGAAGGGGATTCAATTCCTGTGACCGTAATCGACGTGAGCGACAACAGAGTCGCTCAAATCAAGACCCAGGCAACTGATGGCTATGATGCTATCCAGTTGGCGCATGGCACACGTAGAGCTACTCGCGTTACTAAGGCAATGGCTGGTCACTTCGCTAAAGCTGGTGTGATGGCTGGTAACGGGCTGAACGAATTCCAATTAGACGCAGCAAAAATTGCAGAAATGACACCAGGACAAGTTATTCCTGCTGACACTGCATTTACTGCTGGTCAAAAAGTGGACGTGCAAGGCGTGTCTATTGGTAAAGGTTACGCAGGTACTATCAAGCGTTACCACTTTGCTTCTGGTCGCGCATCACACGGTAACTCTAGATCACACAACGTACCAGGTTCTATTGGTATGGCACAAGATCCAGGTCGTGTTTTCCCAGGTAAGCGCATGACTGGCCACCTTGGTGACGTTACCCGTACTGTCCAAAATTTAGTCATCGCACGCATTGATGCAGAACGTAATCTCATCATGGTTAAAGGCGCTATTCCAGGTGCCCCAGGCGGTAAAGTGATTGTTACTCCAGCGGTGAAAACACCGTTGAAGAAGAAATAAGGAGAGCGAATATGGAACTTAAGCTTCTCCAAGATAACGGTACTTTAGGTGCAGGCGTTCAAGCTTCACCAGAAGTATTCGAACGTGAATATAACGAAGCATTGGTACACCAAGTTGTAGTGGCCTACCAAGCAAATGCACGTAGCGGTAACCGTGCACAAAAAGACCGTGAGCAAGTTAAGCACACAACCAAGAAGCCTTGGCGTCAAAAAGGTACTGGTCGTGCACGTGCTGGTATGAGCTCTTCCCCGCTGTGGCGTGGAGGTGGTCGTATATTCCCGAATTCTCCTGAAGAGAATTTCAGCCAAAAAGTAAATAAGAAAATGTACCGCGCTGGTATGAGATCTATTTTGTCTCAGTTAGCCCGCGAAGGTCGTTTGAATGTAGTTGATCAATTTTCTCTTGACGCTCCAAAGACTAAAGTTTTAGCTGACAAAGTGAAAGCAATGGGCTTGGATTCAGTCTTGATCATCGTTGATCAGGTTAGCGAGAATTTATACTTGGCATCACGTAACTTGCATAAAGTTGCCGTGGTTGAGCCACAGCACGCTGATCCATTAGCTTTGGTTCAATACAAAAAAGTATTGGTAAGCAAAGCTGCGATCGCAAAAATTGAGGAGTTGCTGAAATGAGCCAAGTCCGTAAAAATGATCACAACCTGATGAAGGTTCTGCTTGGTCCGGTTATCTCTGAAAAAGCCACTATGGTTGCAGAGAAAAACGAACAAGTAGTTTTCCAAGTTGCTCGCGATGCAAACAAGACCGATGTAAAACAAGCAGTTGAATTGCTCTTTAAAGTGCAAGTTGACTCTGTTCAAATCGTGAATCAAAAAGGTAAGCCTAAGCGCTATGGCCGTTTTGAAGGTCGTCGTGACCACACTAAGAAGGCCTATGTGAATTTGAAACCAGGTCAAGAAATTAACTTTGAAGCGGAGGCGAATTAATCATGCCTTTGATGAAGACAAAACCGACCTCACCAGGTCGTCGCTCAATGGTCAAGGTGGTCAATCCTGACCTCCATAAAGGCAAGCCTTTTGCACCATTGTTAGAGCCACAGTTTCAAAAAGCGGGCCGTAACAATAACGGTCACATCACTACCCGTCACAAAGGTGGTGGTCATAAGCATCACTATCGTGTTGTTGACTTTAAACGCAACGACAAAGATGGTATTCCAGCAAAAGTTGAGCGCTTGGAATACGATCCAAACCGCAGTGCAAATATTGCA comes from Polynucleobacter sp. MWH-Svant-W18 and encodes:
- the rplD gene encoding 50S ribosomal protein L4, with the translated sequence MELKLLQDNGTLGAGVQASPEVFEREYNEALVHQVVVAYQANARSGNRAQKDREQVKHTTKKPWRQKGTGRARAGMSSSPLWRGGGRIFPNSPEENFSQKVNKKMYRAGMRSILSQLAREGRLNVVDQFSLDAPKTKVLADKVKAMGLDSVLIIVDQVSENLYLASRNLHKVAVVEPQHADPLALVQYKKVLVSKAAIAKIEELLK
- the rplW gene encoding 50S ribosomal protein L23, translated to MSQVRKNDHNLMKVLLGPVISEKATMVAEKNEQVVFQVARDANKTDVKQAVELLFKVQVDSVQIVNQKGKPKRYGRFEGRRDHTKKAYVNLKPGQEINFEAEAN